Within the Flavobacterium sp. 9R genome, the region TCATAACTCCCAAAAGCATTCAAACGGGGTAAGAAATTCATTTGACTAGATTGTGCCATCTTTTCATACGCTTTAACCGTTTGATCCATAGCTAAAAGGTCTTTTCTGTCTCCCGACAATAAAGGATTGGTTGCTATTGTGTTTATGCTGTTTTCAAGCGCTTCGATGGGCTTAAAAACCGAATTACTTAGGTCTTCATTTATCAGAAAAGCCAGATAGTCAGAGGCGTTTTGAACGTTACTTTTAGCATATTGCAATTGATTTTTAACTTCATTTACTCTAACTTCAACAGTCAAAACATCTGTTTTTTGCAGCATACCTTGTTTGAAATAGTTATTTACCACTTGCAAATTGGAAGTAGCCGTGGTGTTGGCTTTATTCAAAACACTAACAGCTTTATAAGCGAGCTGTAATTGCATATAAGCTTTATTGATTTCTAATTGAAGGTATTCTTTTGTACGTTCAGCTTGCAGTTGAAAGGCTTCCATTTTGGCTTTAGCAGCTTGTCTACCATAATAGCCGTCTACATTGATAAGAGGTTGCAGGATTTCTATTTTGGTAGCAAAATTTTGAGTTCTTGCTGGGTTGTTGAGTAATGCTGGGTCAAAATCAGCAGCGGTTAGTATTTCTTGATTTAGTTTTGAACCAAAAGCCATCAAAGGGTTAGTTGTCGATATTCCAGTATGTGAAGCAGTGATGCTTGGTAAGAATAATGCATTCGACTGTCTATAATCTGCTTGTGCCGCTTTGAAGGATTGGTCGGCTATTTTGATTTGAAGATTTTTATCGGCGGCTTTATTGATGATTTCTTTTTTTGAAATCACAATTGTATCCTGAGCCCAACTTATAGTTTGGGTGAGTACTAGGGCAATAGCTGCATATAACTTTGTTTTTTTCATTTTTTTTACAATTTGATGAAGCAAAAGTAAGTTCTGAAAAAGGCAAAGTCTGTAACTATTATCACACAGTCTTATTTTATGAATTATAATTGTCAGTAAGCAAATAGTAGTGTGAATAGATTTTAAAAGCTATTGGTAATCATTTTGTATAATAGTGAAAAAGTTGTAATTTTTTTTAAAACTCGATTATTTGTTGTTTTTTTGTGAATTATAA harbors:
- a CDS encoding TolC family protein, translated to MKKTKLYAAIALVLTQTISWAQDTIVISKKEIINKAADKNLQIKIADQSFKAAQADYRQSNALFLPSITASHTGISTTNPLMAFGSKLNQEILTAADFDPALLNNPARTQNFATKIEILQPLINVDGYYGRQAAKAKMEAFQLQAERTKEYLQLEINKAYMQLQLAYKAVSVLNKANTTATSNLQVVNNYFKQGMLQKTDVLTVEVRVNEVKNQLQYAKSNVQNASDYLAFLINEDLSNSVFKPIEALENSINTIATNPLLSGDRKDLLAMDQTVKAYEKMAQSSQMNFLPRLNAFGSYELYDKNLLGMGASGYLVGAQLSWNVFDGYKSIGKMEKAKAEHQKSSIENQQYKAQSQIELNKTNRQLKDSENKVGLAQLALQQSEEAYRIRNNRFQQGLEKTSDLLQAATQMSQKELELLQAVFEYNLTKEYLHFLTQ